The genomic interval AACCGGCGGTTCCTCGATGCGATGCGGGCGGTGTTGGCGGAGGCCTATTAAAGGAGGAGAGATGATGGACGGACGGAGATATGTGTGTGTGATGCTCGGCGGGCTGGCGGCGACCCTGTTGGCCGGTGTGGGGTTTCTGGCGACACAGTCGCAGGCGGAATCGCCGGTCTCGGCCGGGACGGTCGTGGTGGACGGCGTGACCGTCCCTGACATCGCACCCCTGCCGACGGTCGTGCCGATTCCAGCCACGAACCTCAACTACAAGGCCAAAGTCGATTTGGGGAAACAACTCTATTTCGATGGGCGGCTCTCCAAGAACAACGCGATCTCCTGCGCCTTTTGCCACAATCCGTTTACCGGTTTCGCCGATCCGCGCCAGACATCGATCGGAGTGGGTGGAGGCATCGGGGGCCGCCAGGCGCCGACCGTCTACAACACGGGACTCATTCCGCTCCAGTTTTGGGATGGACGCGCCGGATCGCTGGAGGAGCAGGCGCTGGGGCCGATCGCCAATCCCGTGGAGATGGCCGAGGTGCTCGAGCACGTCGTGAAAAAGTTGGCCAAGATCAAGGGATATCAACAGCAATTCCGGGCGGTGTTCGGCACAGACGTCAATCTCCAAAGCCTTGCCGAGGCCATCGCCGCCTACGAGCGGACGGTCGTGTCGACCAATTCCGCCTTCGATAAGTATGTGCTGGGGGATGCGAAGGCCATGGACGAGTCGGCAGTGCGGGGAATGGGGCTGTTCAAGGGGAAGGCCCGGTGCGTGCTCTGTCACAACGGGCCGAATTTCACCGACAATCAGTTTCACAATCTTGGCGTGCCCCAAGCCGGGCCGATGAAAGAGGACCTCGGCCGGTTTTATGTCACCAGGCAGGAACAGGATAAAGGAGCGTTCAAGACCCCGACGCTTCGGAGCATCACCGAGACCGCTCCCTACATGCATGACGGTGTCTTTAAGACGCTGGAAGAGGTGATCGATTTCCTGGATCAGGGAGGCGGGTCGAATCCGCATCTGAGTCCGATGGTGAAGCCGCTCGGGTTGACGAAGGAGGACAAGGCGGATTTGGTCGCGTTTCTGAAGGCGCTGGCGGGGGAGCCGATCAAGTTCGAGATGCCGAAATTGCCGCAATGACCTGGCGCTGAAGGAGTCGCGACTCATGGCACGGTGCAGAGGCTGGTGGGTGTGGATGGTGGTCGCCCTGTGTTTCGATGCCGGGTCTGTGACCGCGCAGGAGGTCCTGCATG from Fimbriimonadaceae bacterium carries:
- a CDS encoding c-type cytochrome yields the protein MLGGLAATLLAGVGFLATQSQAESPVSAGTVVVDGVTVPDIAPLPTVVPIPATNLNYKAKVDLGKQLYFDGRLSKNNAISCAFCHNPFTGFADPRQTSIGVGGGIGGRQAPTVYNTGLIPLQFWDGRAGSLEEQALGPIANPVEMAEVLEHVVKKLAKIKGYQQQFRAVFGTDVNLQSLAEAIAAYERTVVSTNSAFDKYVLGDAKAMDESAVRGMGLFKGKARCVLCHNGPNFTDNQFHNLGVPQAGPMKEDLGRFYVTRQEQDKGAFKTPTLRSITETAPYMHDGVFKTLEEVIDFLDQGGGSNPHLSPMVKPLGLTKEDKADLVAFLKALAGEPIKFEMPKLPQ